One genomic window of Solanum dulcamara chromosome 12, daSolDulc1.2, whole genome shotgun sequence includes the following:
- the LOC129875650 gene encoding F-box protein PP2-B13-like, protein MVFIRFSKVAYLASVRQLDIRGTIGTEMLSPKTEYATYLVLKLVNMSNGFDSAKSSIRFVNYESEIDTENQANTVHLARFQESGDIPKMRGDGWMKVELGCFNSKKGSDGLVEARLFEKKHIYKCGLIIEGIEFRPK, encoded by the exons ATGGTCTTTATACG ATTCTCTAAAGTGGCATATCTTGCCAGTGTACGTCAATTGGACATTCGTGGAACAATTGGCACAGAAATGTTATCACCAAAGACAGAATATGCTACTTATTTGGTGCTCAAGTTGGTAAATATGTCCAATGGATTTGATTCTGCTAAATCAAGTATTAGGTTTGTTAATTATGAGAGTGAAATTGATACTGAAAATCAGGCCAATACTGTGCACCTTGCAAGATTTCAAGAAAGTGGGGATATCCCAAAAATGAGAGGAGACGGATGGATGAAAGTAGAGTTGGGATGTTTTAATAGCAAGAAAGGCAGTGACGGTCTTGTTGAAGCAAGATTGTTTGAGAAGAAACATATTTACAAATGTGGACTCATTATTGAAGGAATCGAGTTTCGTCCCAAATGA